Proteins encoded by one window of Labrys wisconsinensis:
- a CDS encoding oligopeptide/dipeptide ABC transporter ATP-binding protein has protein sequence MTLLEVRGLHKYFPVGAGRRGLLSLRVRRSRLHAVEDVSFSLGAGEALGLVGESGSGKSTLASLVARLADPSSGTILLEGEDIGAVPAARAARAAWRSHIQMVFQDPYDSLDPRRSVREAIAAPLARLEGLGGARLEERVRWALDRVHLPAELAGRLPHRLSGGQLARAGIARAIALRPRLLILDEPTSALDVSIQAVILKLVDELRRDLGIALLFVSHDLNVVRLLCQRVMVMYLGQVVERGSVDAVLGRPSHPYTAGLVAAIPALGRPPRTGRARLTGEPGSPIDPKPDICRFETRCASAGALCRTRQPPFLGLDADHGVACHHPLRGADAR, from the coding sequence ATGACGCTGCTCGAGGTGCGCGGCCTGCACAAATATTTCCCCGTCGGCGCAGGGCGGCGCGGCCTGCTGTCCCTGCGCGTACGGCGATCCCGCCTGCATGCGGTGGAGGACGTGAGCTTTTCGCTCGGAGCGGGCGAGGCGCTCGGGCTGGTCGGCGAATCCGGCTCCGGCAAGTCGACGCTCGCGAGCCTCGTGGCGCGGCTCGCCGATCCCTCATCCGGCACGATCCTGCTCGAGGGCGAGGACATCGGCGCGGTGCCGGCGGCCCGGGCGGCGCGGGCCGCCTGGCGGTCCCACATCCAGATGGTGTTCCAGGACCCCTATGACAGCCTCGATCCCCGCCGCTCCGTCCGCGAGGCCATCGCCGCGCCGCTGGCGCGCCTGGAAGGGCTGGGCGGCGCCCGCCTGGAGGAGCGCGTGCGCTGGGCGCTCGACCGGGTGCACCTGCCGGCGGAGCTGGCCGGCCGCCTGCCGCATCGGCTTTCCGGCGGCCAGCTGGCGCGCGCCGGCATCGCGCGCGCCATCGCGCTCCGGCCCAGGCTCCTCATCCTCGACGAGCCGACCTCGGCGCTCGACGTCTCGATCCAGGCGGTCATCCTGAAGCTGGTCGACGAATTGCGGCGGGATCTCGGCATCGCGCTCCTCTTCGTCTCGCACGACCTCAATGTCGTCCGTCTGCTGTGCCAGCGCGTGATGGTGATGTATCTCGGCCAGGTCGTGGAGCGCGGGTCGGTGGACGCCGTGCTCGGCCGTCCGTCCCACCCCTACACGGCCGGCCTCGTCGCCGCGATCCCGGCATTGGGGCGGCCGCCTCGCACCGGGCGGGCCCGCCTTACGGGAGAGCCCGGCAGTCCCATCGATCCGAAGCCGGACATCTGCCGCTTCGAGACCCGCTGCGCCAGTGCCGGCGCTCTGTGCCGCACGCGGCAGCCGCCGTTCCTGGGCCTCGATGCCGACCACGGCGTCGCCTGCCATCACCCGCTTCGGGGTGCTGACGCTCGGTGA
- a CDS encoding ABC transporter ATP-binding protein: MSAEPILRLETLSVDFPAPRGGRFRVLDRVSLEVGAGETVGILGESGSGKSVTALAVMGLLDRSAVVAGGRILFEGEDLLGLPEARLRRLRGRRLSMVFQHPRRALNPVRPVGKQISDVLRAHAGLSRRQARDEAVAMLAGVGIPDPAARASAYPHELSGGTCQRVMVALALACAPRLLIADEPTTGLDVTTQALILDLVAGLARERGMAMIFITHDLALAAERCDRLAVMHAGQLVETGPTAAIVERPRHPYTRRLLRATPGTGARLEDLVGVPGLAPDLSRADLPACRFQERCELRIDRCRTEVPPLQPRAPGHCAACWTVAA; the protein is encoded by the coding sequence GTGAGCGCCGAGCCGATCCTGCGCCTGGAGACTCTCAGTGTGGACTTCCCGGCTCCCCGCGGCGGCCGGTTCCGGGTTCTCGACCGGGTCTCGCTCGAGGTGGGGGCGGGGGAGACGGTCGGCATTCTCGGCGAGAGCGGCTCGGGCAAGTCCGTCACCGCCCTGGCGGTGATGGGCCTCCTCGACCGGAGCGCCGTGGTCGCCGGCGGTCGCATCCTGTTCGAGGGCGAGGACCTGCTCGGCCTGCCGGAAGCGCGGCTGCGCCGCCTGCGTGGTAGGCGGCTGTCGATGGTTTTCCAGCATCCCCGGCGCGCCCTCAATCCGGTCCGGCCGGTCGGCAAGCAGATTTCGGACGTGCTGCGCGCCCATGCCGGCCTGTCGCGCCGCCAGGCCCGGGACGAGGCCGTCGCCATGCTCGCCGGGGTCGGCATCCCCGATCCGGCGGCGCGGGCCTCTGCCTATCCCCATGAGCTCTCCGGCGGCACGTGCCAGCGCGTCATGGTCGCGCTGGCGCTGGCCTGCGCGCCCCGGCTCCTGATCGCCGACGAGCCGACGACCGGCCTCGACGTCACCACGCAGGCGCTCATCCTCGACCTCGTCGCCGGCCTGGCCCGCGAGCGCGGCATGGCGATGATCTTCATCACCCACGACCTCGCGCTCGCCGCGGAGCGATGCGATCGGCTGGCGGTGATGCATGCGGGGCAGCTCGTCGAGACCGGGCCGACGGCCGCCATCGTCGAGCGGCCGCGCCATCCCTACACGCGCCGCCTGCTCCGCGCGACGCCGGGCACCGGCGCGCGCCTCGAGGACCTCGTCGGCGTGCCCGGCCTCGCGCCGGACCTCTCCCGTGCCGATCTGCCGGCCTGCCGCTTTCAGGAGCGCTGCGAGCTGCGGATCGATCGCTGCCGCACCGAGGTGCCGCCGCTGCAGCCGCGCGCGCCGGGCCATTGCGCCGCCTGCTGGACCGTCGCCGCATGA
- a CDS encoding ABC transporter permease: MRSWRMEGMALRPSGLLALGCAGVLLLLALLGPSIAPYDPLATNVRQALEAPSAAHWFGTDQLGRDIFSRVLVAARLDLAIAVSAVALSFVVGNTIGAACGFVGGPLDQWVGRLVDVLMAFPLFIVAMAMAAVLGNGVANIIYATALINLPFYIRFSRSEVAVRRNAGYVQAARLGGAGDLALLFGVLLPNILPALVVQMSLNLGWAILNTAGLSFIGVGVRPPAPEWGVLVSEGAQFIITGQWWVAACPGLALMFAVLAFNLSGDALRDLLDVRRAA; this comes from the coding sequence ATGCGGAGCTGGCGCATGGAAGGCATGGCGCTCCGCCCCTCGGGCCTGCTGGCGCTCGGCTGCGCCGGCGTGCTGCTGCTCCTGGCGCTGCTCGGCCCGTCGATCGCGCCCTACGATCCCCTGGCCACCAATGTGCGCCAGGCGCTGGAGGCCCCGTCCGCGGCGCATTGGTTCGGCACGGACCAGCTCGGGCGCGACATCTTCAGCCGTGTCCTGGTCGCCGCGCGGCTCGACCTCGCCATCGCCGTCTCGGCCGTGGCCTTGTCCTTCGTCGTCGGCAACACCATCGGCGCCGCCTGCGGCTTTGTCGGCGGCCCGCTCGATCAGTGGGTCGGCCGGCTTGTCGACGTGCTCATGGCCTTCCCGCTGTTCATCGTCGCCATGGCGATGGCGGCGGTGCTCGGCAACGGCGTGGCGAACATCATTTACGCCACGGCCCTGATCAACCTGCCCTTCTATATCCGCTTCTCCCGCAGCGAGGTCGCCGTGCGCCGCAACGCCGGCTACGTCCAGGCGGCGCGCCTCGGCGGGGCAGGGGATCTCGCCTTGCTGTTCGGCGTGCTCCTGCCGAACATCCTGCCGGCCCTGGTCGTGCAGATGTCGCTCAATCTCGGCTGGGCCATCCTCAACACCGCGGGCCTCTCCTTCATCGGCGTCGGCGTGCGCCCGCCGGCGCCGGAATGGGGCGTTCTCGTCAGCGAGGGCGCCCAGTTCATCATCACCGGCCAGTGGTGGGTCGCAGCCTGCCCCGGCCTGGCGCTGATGTTCGCCGTGCTCGCCTTCAACCTTTCGGGGGATGCCCTGCGCGACCTCCTGGACGTGAGGAGGGCGGCGTGA
- a CDS encoding ABC transporter permease, whose product MPRSLPLFVLKRILAVLPVLAGAVLFTFVIMRVLPGDPAAMLASGPGSGPEEVAALRRQLGLDRPLAEQLVLYVGDIARGDLGRSFTTGEPVVRDLLQRLPASLELTFSALLLAVATALPLGIAAALRPGSVIDHACRLVATVGTSLPAFVVGLGLIYAFYFALGWAPEPIGRLDGWMDPPAAVTGFVLVDSALAGDGPAFLSGLRHLVLPSITMALFALAPLARITRGAMLDLLSSDFIRTARSLGLSRWTILVHYALRNALIAIVTALGMVFSTMLGANVLVEKVFAWPGVSSYAIDALMSSDYAPVQGFVLVVAGIFAAANLVIDIVYGLVDPRAGRSG is encoded by the coding sequence GTGCCACGCTCGCTGCCCCTCTTCGTGCTGAAGCGCATCCTCGCGGTGCTGCCGGTCCTTGCGGGAGCCGTGCTCTTCACCTTCGTGATCATGCGCGTCCTGCCCGGCGATCCCGCGGCCATGCTCGCCTCCGGCCCCGGCTCGGGCCCGGAGGAAGTGGCGGCGCTGCGCCGGCAGCTCGGGCTCGACCGTCCCCTTGCCGAGCAGCTCGTGCTCTATGTCGGCGACATCGCCCGCGGCGATCTCGGGCGCTCGTTCACCACCGGCGAGCCGGTCGTCCGCGACCTCCTGCAGCGCCTGCCGGCCTCCCTCGAGCTGACCTTCTCGGCGCTTCTCCTCGCCGTCGCCACGGCGCTGCCGCTCGGCATCGCCGCGGCCCTGCGGCCGGGCAGCGTCATCGATCATGCCTGCCGTCTGGTCGCGACCGTCGGGACATCGCTGCCCGCCTTCGTCGTCGGCCTCGGCCTCATCTATGCCTTCTACTTCGCGCTCGGCTGGGCGCCGGAGCCGATCGGCCGGCTCGACGGCTGGATGGATCCGCCCGCCGCCGTCACCGGCTTCGTGCTGGTCGACAGCGCGCTCGCCGGCGACGGCCCGGCCTTCCTGTCCGGGCTGCGGCACCTCGTCCTGCCCAGCATCACCATGGCGCTCTTCGCCCTCGCGCCGCTGGCGCGGATCACCCGCGGCGCCATGCTCGACCTCCTGTCGTCGGACTTCATCAGGACCGCCCGGTCGCTCGGCCTGTCGCGATGGACGATCCTGGTGCACTACGCGCTGCGCAATGCGCTGATCGCGATCGTCACCGCGCTCGGCATGGTGTTCTCCACCATGCTCGGCGCCAACGTCCTCGTCGAGAAGGTCTTCGCCTGGCCGGGCGTCAGCTCCTATGCGATCGACGCGCTCATGAGCTCCGACTACGCCCCCGTTCAAGGCTTCGTGCTCGTCGTCGCCGGCATCTTCGCCGCCGCCAATCTCGTCATCGACATCGTCTACGGCCTCGTCGATCCGCGGGCGGGGCGGAGCGGCTGA